The Panicum virgatum strain AP13 chromosome 5K, P.virgatum_v5, whole genome shotgun sequence genome has a window encoding:
- the LOC120707571 gene encoding NAC domain-containing protein 73-like: MTWCNSLNDVRAVENNLATAAAVAAAKKQQQASSHVNLIRTCPSCGHRAQYEQLQAAATIQDLPGLPAGVKFDPTDQELLEHLEGKARPDARKLHPLIDEFIPTIEGENGICYTHPERLPGVGKDGLIRHFFHRPSKAYTTGTRKRRKVHTDEQGGETRWHKTGKTRPVFTNGKLKGYKKILVLYTNYGKQRKPEKTNWVMHQYHLGSDEEEKDGELVVSKVFYQTQPRQCGSGSATAKDVVPLAASAATTMDHHHHHHHDGGSGGSNSMLKEAAGIVDFYSPAALIGYNQAAPNNRAAFSAHLMPNFEVHTAGAAGFGP, translated from the exons ATGACATGGTGCAACAGCCTCAACGACGTGCGCGCCGTGGAGAACAACctggccaccgccgcggccgtcgccgctgccaagaagcagcagcaggcgtCCTCCCACGTCAACCTCATCAGGACCTGCCCCTCCTGCGGCCACCGCGCGCAGTATGAGCAG ttgcaggcggcggcgacgatccAGGACCTGCCGGGGCTGCCGGCCGGCGTGAAGTTCGACCCGACGGACCAGGAGCTGCTGGAGCACCTGGAGGGGAAGGCGAGGCCGGACGCCCGCAAGCTCCACCCGCTCATCGACGAGTTCATCCCCACCATCGAGGGCGAGAACGGCATCTGCTACACCCACCCGGAGAGGCTTCCGG GTGTCGGCAAGGACGGCCTCATCCGACACTTCTTCCACCGCCCGTCAAAAGCATACACGACCGGCACGCGGAAGCGGCGGAAGGTGCACACCGACGAGCAGGGCGGCGAGACGCGGTGGCACAAGACGGGCAAGACCCGACCGGTGTTCACCAACGGCAAGCTCAAGGGCTACAAGAAAATCCTGGTGCTCTACACCAACTACGGGAAGCAGCGCAAGCCGGAGAAGACCAACTGGGTGATGCACCAGTACCACCTGGGCTCcgacgaggaggagaaggacggcGAGCTCGTCGTGTCCAAGGTGTTCTACCAGACGCAGCCGAGGCAGTGCGGCAGCGGGTCGGCGACGGCCAAGGACGTCGTCCCCCTCGCGGCTAGCGCGGCCACCACGAtggatcaccaccaccaccaccaccatgacGGCGGCAGTGGCGGTAGCAACAGCATGCTGAAGGAGGCAGCTGGCATTGTAGATTTCTACAGCCCGGCGGCGCTAATCGGCTACAACCAGGCGGCTCCTAACAACAGGGCGGCTTTTTCTGCTCACCTGATGCCTAACTTTGAGGTGCACACGGCAGGGGCGGCTGGCTTTGGTCCCTGA
- the LOC120707572 gene encoding pentatricopeptide repeat-containing protein At5g46100-like → MPPANPTPNKWPKNLTSDHLHRLVRAERNPRRALALFDAATAASTSAPDPITITPSPDTVSLLTSRLASAGHLPLAASLLSRSRGLFPSAAALEGPFLTLIRAFSRTHRPLAALHLFRSAPSDLALPHSARSYTAVLAALVAHSQLHLARSLLADMRAAGFAPTAATYNVLLKAHCSDAATPIEDALRIFRNIRKPDACSYNTIIDGLCRRGRLAEALEVFSEMVGKCIAPTVVTYTTVIHGFAREGCFDDALKVFDEMGRRGISPNLVTYSSLIDGLCKGGRALSALELLDRMIKEKKLPNTITYSLMIDGLCKEHRLSEAMEVLDRMRLQGRKPDAGLFGKLIVGLCDAGRAVEAANYLDEMVLSGIEPNRVTWGLHAKINNTVLTALCTKGELVRAFQVYQSTRTRSISTEPTTFHLLVESLSKKNNLEKAAHVVLDMLSERCIPERETWDVVISGYWGKKEVRQEAEEIWNQLTVS, encoded by the coding sequence aTGCCGCCGGCTAACCCCACGCCGAACAAATGGCCGAAGAACCTCACCTCCGACCACCTCCACCGCCTGGTCCGCGCCGAGCGCAACCCTCGCCGCGCCCTTGCGCTCTTCgacgctgccaccgccgcctccacttCTGCACCCGACCCCATCACCATCACCCCGTCTCCGGACACCGTGTCTCTGCTCACCTCCCGACTCGcctccgccggccacctccccctggccgcctccctcctctcgCGCTCGCGTGGGCtcttcccctccgccgccgcgctcgagggCCCCTTCCTCACCCTCATCCGCGCCTTCTCCCGCACGCACCGCCCGCTCGCTGCCCTCCACCTCTTCCGCTCCGCCCCCTCCGACCTCGCGCTCCCCCACTCCGCTCGCTCCTAcaccgccgtcctcgccgctcTCGTCGCGCACTCGCAACTCCATCTGGCCCGCTCCCTCCTCGCTGACATGCGCGCCGCCGGATTCGCCCCAACCGCCGCCACCTACAACGTCCTCCTCAAGGCCCACTGCTCCGACGCCGCCACCCCCATCGAAGACGCTCTCCGAATTTTCCGGAACATCCGCAAACCCGACGCCTGCTCCTACAATACCATCATCGATGGGCtctgccgccgtggccgcctggCCGAGGCCCTCGAGGTTTTCTCCGAGATGGTGGGGAAATGCATTGCGCCTACTGTTGTTACTTACACCACTGTTATCCACGGGTTCGCACGGGAGGGCTGCTTTGATGATGCTTTAAAGGTATTCGATGAAATGGGGAGGAGAGGGATCTCGCCTAATTTGGTCACTTATAGTTCGCTGATTGACGGTTTGTGCAAGGGTGGACGTGCATTATCAGCATTGGAATTGCTGGATAGGAtgatcaaggagaagaagcTGCCAAATACGATCACATATAGCTTGATGATTGATGGGCTCTGTAAGGAGCACAGGCTGAGTGAGGCAATGGAGGTCTTGGACCGGATGCGTCTACAGGGGCGGAAGCCTGATGCTGGGTTGTTTGGGAAGCTAATTGTTGGGCTATGTGATGCAGGAAGGGCTGTGGAGGCTGCAAATTACCTGGATGAGATGGTTCTTTCCGGTATTGAACCGAACCGGGTGACTTGGGGCCTGCATGCCAAGATAAACAATACTGTGCTGACAGCGTTGTGCACTAAGGGTGAACTTGTCAGGGCTTTTCAGGTCTACCAGAGCACAAGGACTCGAAGCATTTCTACTGAGCCAACCACTTTCCATCTTCTTGTTGAGAGCTTATCCAAAAAGAACAATTTAGAGAAAGCTGCTCATGTTGTGCTTGACATGCTGTCAGAGAGATGCATTCCTGAGAGGGAGACATGGGATGTTGTTATCAGTGGATACTGGGGTAAGAAGGAGGTGAGACAAGAAGCCGAGGAGATATGGAACCAGCTAACTGTTAGTTGA
- the LOC120707574 gene encoding protein DEHYDRATION-INDUCED 19 homolog 3-like, translated as MDSEHWISRLAAAKRYYAAQLGHIDDMPGMGVEEVEMEMEDDGDVEMELELGDATWPEVACPYCYEDHDVASLCVHLEEDHPYEPHAAPCPICSQRITRDMLNHITMQHGYLFKNGHRSRRYIIPESHGISLLSRDLRGTHLQALLGGGHSHRSSSTATTNISSDPLLSSFGLSFSTSDAPEPSKSTASIPDGASARKETPAQPWESSIDSSLTSEEREQKRKQATDRATFVQGLVLSTLFGD; from the exons ATGGACTCGGAGCACTGGATctcgcgcctcgccgccgccaagcgGTACTACGCGGCCCAGCTCGGCCACATCGACG ATATGCCGGGGAtgggggtggaggaggtggagatggagatggaggacgACGGGGACGTGGAGATGGAGCTGGAGCTCGGGGACGCGACGTGGCCGGAGGTCGCCTGCCCTTACTGCTACGAGGACCACGACGTCGCCTCCCTTTGCGTCCATCTCGAGGAGGACCACCCGTACGAGCCCCACGCCGCG CCCTGCCCCATTTGCTCCCAAAGGATTACAAGAGATATGCTTAACCATATCACCATGCAACATGGTTACTTGTTCAAG AACGGTCACAGGTCTCGCAGATATATTATTCCTGAGAGCCATGGAATCTCTTTATTGAGCCGAGATCTACGTGGTACTCATTTACAGGCTCTTCTAGGGGGTGGTCATAGCCACAGATCAAGTAGCACAGCGACCACAAACATTTCCAGTGATCCTCTTCTATCATCATTTGGCCTTAGCTTCTCAACATCAGATGCACCAGAACCATCAAAATCAACAGCTTCTATCCCAGATGGTGCCTCAGCACGAAAGGAGACACCAGCTCAGCCTTGGGAATCAAG TATTGACTCATCTCTCACGAGCGAAGAAAGGGAACAAAAGCGGAAACAGGCCACCGACAGAGCAACCTTTGTGCAAGGCCTGGTGCTCTCAACTCTATTCGGAGACTGA
- the LOC120710695 gene encoding two-component response regulator ORR12-like — translation MASAHVLIVDDSCVDRLVASRVMESCNIKVTPMEGPKEALQFLAMEHDVKLILTDYSMTDMTGYDFLLEMKKSPKLSHLPVVIMFTDDVPETIKKCLEGGAKDYIMKPIKVADVPHLLSYI, via the exons ATGGCCAGTGCTCATGTTCTTATAGTTGACGACTCTTGTGTTGACCGTCTTGTTGCATCAAGAGTCATGGAGAGTTGTAACATTAAAG TGACCCCCATGGAAGGTCCTAAGGAAGCATTGCAGTTCTTGGCTATG GAACATGATGTGAAGCTAATACTGACGGATTATTCTATGACTGATATGACTGGCTATGACTTTCTACTAGAGATGAAG AAATCACCAAAGCTTAGTCACCTTCCTGTGGTGATTATGTTCACTGATGATGTCCCTGAAACGATTAAAAA GTGCCTTGAAGGAGGGGCTAAAGACTATATCATGAAGCCTATCAAAGTTGCAGATGTGCCCCATCTTCTTAGCTACATTTGA
- the LOC120707573 gene encoding protein DMP6-like encodes MSAPHLNAELQHYQSRPLLSNRADDNYNMSPMQKAIGQTYQSTGHLAKLLPSGTVLSFQLLAPTLAKQGHCGDMNRIMTGGLVVLCALSCFVLSFTDSFRDMEGKVRYGFATFKGLWVIDGGAPLEPLAAAEYRMRFLDFIHAIVSAMIFVAITLFDQNVVSCFNPVPSEDTKQLLTALPVVIGVIGSMLFVSFPTTRHSIGSTLSSSVVPVEINQL; translated from the coding sequence ATGTCTGCTCCACACCTCAATGCTGAACTGCAGCATTATCAGAGCCGTCCTCTCTTGTCCAACAGAGCTGATGACAACTACAACATGAGCCCCATGCAAAAAGCGATAGGCCAGACATACCAGAGCACTGGCCACCTTGCGAAACTCCTTCCTTCAGGCACGGTTCTTTCCTTCCAGCTCCTAGCCCCCACCCTTGCAAAACAAGGCCACTGTGGTGACATGAATCGGATTATGACAGGAGGGCTCGTGGTGCTCTGTGCCCTCTCCTGCTTTGTTCTCAGCTTCACGGATAGCTTCAGAGATATGGAAGGGAAGGTACGATATGGGTTCGCCACATTCAAGGGACTGTGGGTCATTGACGGCGGGGCTCCTCTTGAGCCCCTTGCAGCAGCGGAATACAGGATGCGGTTTTTAGATTTTATACATGCCATTGTTTCAGCGATGATTTTTGTTGCAATCACACTGTTTGACCAAAATGTGGTTTCTTGCTTCAATCCAGTACCATCCGAGGATACAAAGCAACTTCTCACAGCATTGCCGGTTGTCATTGGAGTTATTGGGAGCATGCTGTTTGTTAGCTTCCCGACCACCCGTCACAGCATTGGCTCCACACTCTCTAGTTCAGTAGTTCCTGTTGAAATCAATCAGTTGTAA